A genomic stretch from Candidatus Cloacimonas sp. includes:
- the nifJ gene encoding pyruvate:ferredoxin (flavodoxin) oxidoreductase gives MAKQIKATMDGNTAAAHTAYAFAEVAAIYPITPSSTMGELVDAWASEGRKNINGTKLDVIEMQSEAGAAGAVHGSLSAGAVTTTFTASQGLMLMLPNMHKIAGEMLPTVFYVSARSLAAQSLSIFGDHSDVMSARNTGFALLACNSVQEVMDLGLVAQLATMKTRIPFVVFFDGFRTSHELQKIEVIDYETMAELNDPTLVEAFRKNALNPDKPRMKVGQEAPDVYFQGRETSNLHYAKAPATIAETMKQVADKIGRNYHLFEYVGDPEAEDIIVAMGSSCETIQETLEWLNEKRGTKLGLVKVHLYRPFSVEGLKAAIPESVKRIAVLDRTKEPGSIGEPLYLDVVSALKNRSNTYIIGGRYGLSSKEFTPSMVLAVYKHLAQNGFHGFTVGIDDDVSHLSLPIDEVINTVPAGTISCKFWGLGSDGTVGANKNSIKIIGDHTDMYVQGYFQYDSKKSGGLTRSHLRFGKTPIHSQYLVAQEDFVACHNQAYIGRFDLLGEIKENGVFLLNSNWCREEVFYHLTRPMQETIINKKIKFYNIDGLKIAEEVGLGRRINTTMQTAFFLISGVLERQEAITLIKESIKKTYARKGENVVQMNLDAVDKVNEALVEIEVPQTLPDNYMPLLKLVPDNADDFIQNVIEPIMREQGDQVKVSQMPLDGYIETGTAKLEKRRVAPSVPHWLPENCIQCNQCSFVCPHSAIRAKLVKEDDLTNKPASFNTLKATGAPGYEYKVQVYIDDCQSCKVCVNECPKSALVMSPIEDERDKGEQTNYEYFETLPNDVLGNFKDTTVKGSQFKQPLLEFSGACAGCGETPYIKLLTQLFGDRMIIANATGCSSIWGGTFPTVPYCKNKDGKGPAWANSLFEDNAEYGFGMRLAIRSHRKLLQKAMLELQDRNINEELKAALKYALDNWDKVDEPAKANAAKIKTLLPKAMETACEGCKILLKKVQELQDYLIEKSIWAIGGDGWAYDIGFGGLDHTLALNQNLNIFVMDTEVYSNTGGQASKSTPIGSIARFAEAGKNTNKKDLGMMMMSYGYIYVASIAMGANKNQALQAIKEAEAYPGPSIVIAYAPCINHGFDMSLSQKHEKLAVDAGYWLLYRYNPLNKLEGKNPLTLDSKEPTVSVQEFLDSENRYAGLKNIFPERAVELNKEAAVFFTERYETYKKLSQQ, from the coding sequence CCCAATATGCATAAAATTGCCGGTGAGATGTTACCCACAGTTTTTTATGTATCGGCAAGGTCTTTGGCAGCGCAATCTTTATCTATTTTTGGAGATCACAGCGATGTAATGAGCGCGCGCAATACGGGTTTTGCTCTTCTTGCTTGCAACAGCGTTCAGGAAGTTATGGATTTGGGTTTAGTGGCACAATTGGCTACGATGAAAACCCGGATTCCTTTTGTGGTTTTTTTTGATGGGTTCAGAACCAGCCACGAACTGCAAAAAATCGAAGTGATTGATTATGAAACGATGGCAGAATTGAATGATCCCACTTTGGTAGAGGCATTTAGGAAAAATGCTTTGAATCCGGATAAGCCCAGAATGAAAGTTGGTCAGGAAGCACCCGATGTTTATTTTCAGGGAAGAGAAACCAGCAATTTACATTATGCCAAGGCACCTGCCACTATTGCAGAAACAATGAAACAGGTGGCTGACAAAATTGGCCGCAATTACCATCTTTTTGAATATGTGGGCGATCCCGAAGCGGAAGATATAATTGTGGCAATGGGAAGCAGTTGTGAAACCATTCAGGAAACGCTTGAATGGCTGAATGAAAAGCGCGGAACGAAATTGGGACTGGTGAAAGTGCATTTATACCGTCCTTTCTCTGTGGAAGGTCTTAAAGCCGCTATTCCGGAAAGCGTGAAAAGAATAGCTGTTTTAGATAGAACCAAGGAACCCGGTTCCATTGGCGAACCGCTTTATTTGGATGTAGTTTCGGCTCTGAAAAACCGTTCTAATACTTATATTATCGGTGGAAGGTATGGTTTATCCAGCAAAGAATTTACTCCTTCAATGGTGCTTGCGGTTTATAAACATTTGGCGCAAAATGGCTTTCACGGTTTCACGGTAGGCATAGACGACGATGTGTCTCATCTTTCTTTACCGATAGATGAAGTTATCAATACTGTTCCCGCGGGAACAATTTCCTGCAAATTCTGGGGTTTAGGATCTGATGGAACGGTTGGAGCCAATAAAAACAGCATTAAAATTATTGGTGATCATACTGATATGTATGTGCAGGGCTATTTTCAATATGACAGCAAAAAAAGTGGTGGCTTAACGCGCAGCCATTTGCGTTTTGGCAAAACTCCCATTCACAGTCAATATTTGGTAGCTCAAGAGGATTTTGTCGCCTGCCATAATCAAGCATATATCGGAAGATTCGATTTGCTGGGTGAGATAAAAGAAAATGGTGTCTTCTTGCTAAACTCAAACTGGTGCAGAGAAGAGGTCTTTTATCATTTAACGCGTCCGATGCAGGAAACCATCATTAACAAAAAGATTAAGTTCTACAATATAGACGGCTTAAAAATAGCGGAAGAAGTTGGCTTGGGCAGAAGGATAAACACTACTATGCAAACCGCTTTCTTCTTGATTTCCGGTGTTTTGGAACGCCAGGAAGCCATCACGCTCATCAAAGAATCCATCAAAAAAACCTATGCCCGCAAAGGTGAAAATGTAGTTCAGATGAATTTGGATGCTGTGGATAAAGTTAACGAAGCATTAGTAGAAATTGAAGTTCCACAAACTTTGCCAGATAACTATATGCCCCTGTTGAAATTAGTTCCTGATAATGCCGATGACTTTATCCAAAATGTAATTGAGCCCATTATGCGTGAACAGGGCGACCAAGTTAAAGTTAGCCAAATGCCTTTGGATGGCTATATTGAGACAGGAACCGCCAAACTGGAAAAAAGAAGAGTGGCTCCTTCAGTTCCACATTGGTTACCGGAAAATTGCATTCAATGTAATCAGTGCTCATTTGTCTGTCCACATTCAGCGATTAGGGCTAAGTTAGTTAAGGAAGATGACCTAACTAATAAACCCGCCAGCTTTAACACTTTAAAAGCAACGGGTGCACCCGGTTATGAATATAAGGTTCAAGTTTATATTGATGATTGCCAAAGCTGCAAGGTCTGCGTAAACGAATGTCCCAAAAGCGCATTAGTAATGAGCCCGATTGAAGATGAACGCGATAAAGGTGAACAAACCAATTACGAGTATTTTGAGACCCTACCCAATGATGTTTTGGGCAACTTTAAAGACACAACCGTTAAAGGCAGTCAGTTTAAACAGCCCCTTTTGGAATTCTCCGGTGCCTGTGCCGGTTGTGGAGAAACACCTTATATTAAGCTTTTAACTCAGCTATTTGGGGATAGAATGATTATTGCCAACGCCACTGGTTGTTCCAGTATTTGGGGTGGAACTTTTCCTACCGTTCCTTATTGCAAAAATAAAGATGGTAAAGGTCCTGCCTGGGCAAACAGTTTGTTTGAAGATAATGCGGAATACGGTTTTGGAATGCGTTTGGCAATTCGTTCGCACCGCAAACTTTTACAAAAAGCAATGCTGGAATTGCAGGATAGGAATATAAATGAAGAACTGAAAGCAGCGCTAAAATATGCTTTGGACAATTGGGATAAAGTGGATGAGCCGGCAAAAGCCAATGCCGCAAAAATTAAAACTCTATTACCAAAAGCTATGGAAACCGCCTGCGAGGGCTGTAAAATCTTGCTAAAGAAAGTGCAGGAATTACAGGATTACCTCATTGAGAAATCAATTTGGGCAATCGGAGGAGACGGTTGGGCTTATGATATCGGTTTTGGTGGCTTAGACCATACTTTGGCTCTAAATCAGAATCTCAATATCTTTGTAATGGATACCGAGGTCTATTCCAATACTGGAGGACAGGCAAGTAAATCAACTCCCATTGGCTCTATTGCTCGTTTTGCCGAAGCAGGCAAAAATACCAATAAAAAAGACCTGGGAATGATGATGATGAGTTATGGCTATATTTATGTTGCTTCCATTGCCATGGGTGCTAATAAAAATCAAGCGCTGCAAGCAATTAAAGAAGCAGAAGCATATCCGGGACCTTCAATCGTAATTGCGTATGCGCCTTGTATCAATCATGGCTTTGATATGAGCTTGAGCCAAAAACATGAAAAATTGGCTGTGGACGCAGGTTACTGGTTACTTTATCGCTATAATCCACTTAACAAATTGGAAGGGAAAAATCCTCTGACTCTGGATAGTAAAGAGCCCACGGTTTCGGTGCAGGAGTTTTTGGATTCTGAAAATCGCTATGCGGGCTTAAAAAACATCTTTCCAGAACGCGCCGTAGAATTAAATAAAGAAGCAGCTGTATTTTTCACGGAAAGATACGAGACCTATAAAAAGCTCTCACAACAATAA
- a CDS encoding ArsB/NhaD family transporter, whose protein sequence is MVLMIIALLVFIITYLCIITEWVNKMLAALIGGFVIIVLGVVDQTLAFSAIDWNVIFFLIGMMLTISVMRQTGMFMYIAIKTAKIAKGSPLKIMALMFVATAVISAILGSVTTIMILVPIVLLIAEELKITPAPFIITMIVASNMGGAATMIGDPPNILIASATKYTFIDFFLNLTPAIVIVMIGSLALIWVLYNKKLYVSNERRAKIMEYNDKNLITNPKLLWITLGVVGLMLLAFIFQKPLHLENATIAMAAGLILVFIGSRKKVEEIILNDVDWITIFFFIGLFMIVEGLVHTGFIDMLAKGVMSVTNGEPKTTSMVILWISSILSAWIDNIPFVAAMIPMIERIGQFMGSQAQIRPLWWALSLGTCLGGNGTLVGASSNIVAVGIANRNGYKISFMDYTKIGLLFALESMLLSSVYIWFRY, encoded by the coding sequence ATGGTATTAATGATTATAGCTTTGCTGGTCTTCATTATCACTTATTTATGTATCATCACGGAGTGGGTGAATAAAATGCTTGCCGCTCTGATTGGTGGTTTCGTAATCATTGTTTTGGGCGTGGTGGATCAAACCCTGGCTTTTTCCGCAATTGACTGGAATGTAATATTTTTCCTAATTGGAATGATGCTTACTATCTCCGTAATGCGACAAACAGGAATGTTTATGTATATAGCCATTAAAACAGCCAAAATTGCCAAAGGCAGTCCGCTGAAAATAATGGCTTTAATGTTTGTGGCAACAGCCGTTATTTCTGCCATTTTAGGTAGCGTTACGACAATAATGATCTTGGTTCCCATCGTTTTACTGATTGCCGAAGAACTGAAAATAACTCCTGCTCCTTTTATCATAACGATGATTGTTGCTTCCAATATGGGTGGTGCGGCAACAATGATTGGTGATCCGCCTAATATTTTAATTGCCAGCGCCACTAAATATACTTTTATTGATTTCTTTTTGAATTTAACTCCTGCCATTGTGATAGTGATGATTGGCAGCTTGGCTTTGATTTGGGTGTTGTATAACAAAAAATTGTATGTCAGCAATGAACGCCGCGCCAAAATAATGGAATATAACGATAAGAATTTGATTACCAACCCCAAACTTTTGTGGATTACGCTTGGTGTCGTTGGTTTAATGTTGCTTGCCTTTATTTTCCAAAAACCGCTCCATTTGGAAAATGCTACGATTGCGATGGCTGCAGGTCTTATTCTGGTTTTTATCGGCAGCCGGAAAAAGGTGGAAGAAATTATTCTCAATGATGTTGATTGGATTACCATTTTCTTCTTCATTGGCTTGTTTATGATTGTGGAAGGACTGGTCCATACCGGTTTCATTGATATGCTGGCAAAGGGTGTGATGTCCGTAACTAATGGAGAACCAAAAACAACTTCTATGGTTATTTTGTGGATATCAAGCATTCTATCTGCCTGGATAGATAATATACCTTTTGTGGCAGCTATGATTCCAATGATTGAACGCATTGGCCAATTTATGGGTAGTCAAGCACAAATTAGACCTCTTTGGTGGGCTCTGTCTTTGGGAACTTGCTTAGGTGGAAATGGAACCTTGGTGGGTGCTTCTTCCAATATTGTAGCTGTCGGAATTGCCAATCGTAACGGTTATAAAATATCGTTTATGGATTATACCAAGATTGGATTGTTGTTTGCTTTGGAATCAATGCTGCTGTCATCTGTCTATATCTGGTTTAGATATTAA
- a CDS encoding PTS sugar transporter subunit IIA: MLLASFLEPRNILFENKILTKEQVYRLLVDRLFSQYKMPISASELMELILKRDEEISVAYPSGIAIPHIRMDNFNDTLIAMVFLQNPLDYNGIKVSWVVLIITDKTSSKTYLNIVSALLKLSKDEKAMAAMQSAGDGHSVIHFLKKNEVEVKKDITINDIMVQNPIAAQPQSSLRELINLMGTHRVAGMPVVDETGKYIGEVNVLNLLKVGIPNYVMMLENLSFLASYEPLENLLEKQDILFVKDIMTTDDVVIRPEASIIEAVFLLFSNDKRYLSVVQDGKLIGLVTAMDILIKVITV; encoded by the coding sequence ATGTTATTAGCCAGCTTTCTGGAACCCCGGAATATTTTGTTTGAGAATAAAATATTAACGAAGGAACAGGTCTATCGTTTACTGGTTGATCGTCTATTCAGTCAGTATAAAATGCCGATTAGCGCTTCTGAACTTATGGAGCTGATATTAAAAAGGGATGAGGAAATTTCCGTCGCTTATCCTTCTGGAATAGCTATCCCCCATATCAGAATGGACAATTTTAACGATACCCTGATAGCGATGGTTTTTTTGCAGAATCCCTTGGATTACAATGGCATAAAGGTCTCCTGGGTGGTGCTTATCATTACTGATAAAACGAGTTCCAAAACCTATCTAAATATTGTATCCGCCTTGCTGAAGCTATCCAAAGACGAAAAAGCAATGGCTGCTATGCAATCTGCCGGGGATGGACACAGTGTTATTCACTTTCTGAAAAAGAATGAAGTGGAAGTAAAAAAGGACATTACAATCAACGATATTATGGTGCAAAATCCAATTGCCGCTCAACCGCAATCCAGTTTGAGAGAATTAATTAATCTGATGGGAACACATAGAGTTGCGGGAATGCCTGTGGTGGATGAAACAGGTAAATATATCGGTGAAGTTAATGTTCTCAATTTGCTTAAAGTGGGAATACCAAATTATGTGATGATGCTGGAAAACCTCAGTTTCCTGGCATCTTATGAGCCATTGGAGAACTTGCTGGAAAAGCAAGATATCCTATTTGTTAAAGATATTATGACAACCGACGATGTTGTTATCAGGCCGGAAGCATCCATTATTGAAGCGGTTTTTTTATTGTTCAGCAATGATAAACGCTATCTTTCAGTAGTTCAAGATGGTAAACTTATCGGTTTAGTAACGGCTATGGATATACTAATAAAGGTTATAACGGTGTAA